Part of the Synergistes jonesii genome is shown below.
GGACGGGAATTTCGACCTTGACCTTGTGCCCTTTGAGCACCTGATAAAGGTCTATGTGGCGGATGGCGCGCGTGAGCGGATGGCGCTGCACGTCGCGGATAAGCGCGTTAGCGGTCGTGCCGTCGCTGATCGCGAGCTCTACGAGCGTCGTCTCCCTGCGCGCGCTGTTTGCAAGCGGCGTGATGAATTTTGCCGACACTGTGCCCGGAAGGCCGTTCTTGTAATCGGGGCCGTAAAGTACTACAGGGATGAGATTCTTCGAGCGGATCTTACGGCACGCCCCTGTGCCGGTGACTTCCCTCTTCGCGAAGTCGAGTTTGAGCGTCTGATTCTTAGCCATTGGCGTTTCCTCCTCAGAAATGTTTGCGACTTTAATCTATTTTGTTTCTTTCTTTTCGCTGTCTGCGAACAGAGTGCTGACCGAATGCTCCGAATGGATGCGCCTCAGAGCCTCGGCGAATAGCGGCGCTATCGACATGACCTTTATCTTGTCGATCTTCTTCTCCGAAGGAATGGGTATCGTATCGGTGAGGACGACCTCTTCGATGTCGGATCCCTTCAGGCGGTCGATCGCCGGATCTGAAAGCACGCCGTGCGTCGCGCAGGCGTAGACTTTATCCGCTCCTCTCTCTTTGAGAGCCGCGGCCGCTTTGACTATCGTCCCAGCGGTGTCGATTATATCGTCTACAAGGATGCAGGTCTTGCCTTTGATGTCCCCGATGATATCCATCACCTCGCACACGTTCGCGACTTCGTGCAAACGGCGCTTGTCGACGATGGCGAGATCCGCGCGGCCGATATGCCCGGAGAAGGTCCTCGCGCGCGCTACGCCGCCTATGTCGGGGGAGACTACCGTAAGGAGGTCGTCCTTTATCTCTTTCGAAAGCTTCTTACGGAAGTAGGAGGCGAGGAGCGGGCCGCCCATCAGATGGTCGAGCGGTATGTCGAAGAAGCCCTGTATCTGTCCGGCGTGGAGGTCCGCCGTTATAACGCGGCTCGCGCCGGCCTTTTCAAGAAGATTCGCCACGAGCTTCGCCGTGATGGGTTCGCGCGCCTTCGTCTTTCTGTCCTGTCTCGCGTAGCCGAAATAAGGTATCACCAGATTGACGTTGTAAGCCGACGCCCTCTTCAGCGCGTCGACCATTATCAACAGCTCCATCAGATGCTCGTTTGCCGGCTTACAGGTAGGCTGCACCACGTAGACGTCCGTGCCGCGGACGCTCTCCTCTATGGAGACGGCGATCTCGCCGTCCGCAAACCTCTTCGTCTTCACATTGGAAAGGGGTACGCCGAGATTATCGCAGATACTCTCTGCGAAGTTCTTGCTGTCTCTTCCGGAAAAAATTTTTACCTCCCGTATTCCTGCGAACAATTTCTTCTCCCCCTTAAGGTAGTCGATAAAGATAAAAATTTATAGCTGCGCTATTTGTTCATCTTATGCCTGCGCCTGCGGCTCCAGCCCTCTATATTGGTCTGGCGCGCGCGCGCTACGCCGAGAGCTCCGTCCGGTATGTCCTGAGTTATCACGGAGCCCGCCGCCGTCGATACGTCGTCGCCTACGGTCACCGGCGCGACGAACATCGTGTCGCTGCCTACGAAGCAGTCCCGCCCTATTTTAGTCGTATTTTTCTTTTCGCCGTCGTAGTTGCAGGTGATCGTGCCCGCGCCGATGTTCGTGTTCTCGCCGATCTCGGCGTCGCCTATATATGAGAGGTGCGGCACCTTAGAATCTTTGCCGACCTTGCTCTTCTTTATCTCAACGAAGCGGCCGACGTGAGCGTTAACCAAAAGCTCGGCGTGCTCGCGCATGAACGCGAAGGGGCCGGCCGACGCCCTTTCTCCGACCGTCGAATCGTTCAGCCTGACGGAGCCCTTCAGGTTCGCATTCGCACGGACCGTCGAATTCTTAAGCACGGTGAAGCTTCCGATAAAGGCGCCGTCCTCAACGACGGTATCGCCCCAGAGCTGCACCGACGGATGGATCGTCACGTCGCGCCCTACCTTTACCTTAGGGCCGATCCACACGCTCCGCGGGTCCATGCAATGCATACCGTTGTTCAGCATAAGGGACTTCACTATGCGGTCGCGCATCACGGAAGCGGCCTTTGCAAGCTGAAGCTGGTCGTTGACGCCTAAGAATTCGTCCGGCGCGTCGGACTTTATCGCGTCCACACTGCCGCCCTCTTCTTCTATAAGAGAAAGCGCGTCGGGCAGATAATACTCGCCCTGCGCGTTGCGCGGGGAAATCTTATCTATCACCGAGGCAAGCGCCTCGCTGTCGAAGATATACATGCCGCTGTTCACTTCTTTTATCGCGCGCTGCTCCTCCGTCGCGTCCTTATGCTCGACGACGCTTACTCCGCCGCGTCCACGAATCACGCGCCCGTAGCCGGTCGGGTCGTCGAGGTCGAAGCTCAGGAAGCTGCACGCTTTTTTTTCTTCCTTGTGGCGCGCGGCAAAAAGGGAAAGGGTCTCGGGCGTGACAAGCGGGGCGTCGCCCGCCAAAATCATCACGTTGTCGAAAGAGCTCCACCACCGCTGCGCAAGCTTCGCGGCGTGGGCGGTTCCCTTCTGCTCGCGCTGCCATATTATTTCGCTTTTGGGAAATTCGCTTTCCAGCCAGGATGAGACGGCTTCTCCGCCGAAGCCCACGACGACGGCGCTCTCTGAAAAACCAGCGCTCTGCGCGGCCTTCAGCGGATAATAAAGGATGGGCTCTTCGAGCACCGTATGAAGGACTTTGGGAGTTTTGCTGCGCATGCGGGTACCCTTCCCCGCAGCCAAAACCAGTACCCCGAAGGATTTTTTTTGCTGTTTCATTTAAGGCTCCCCTCCAAAGACGCGCTCCCGGCATACGCTACACCATAAATAAATGGCTGGGGTGGATGGACTCGAACCATCGATGTCGGAGTCAAAGTCCGATGCCTTGGGCCGCTTGGCTACACCCCATTATCCGCAACGGACATTATAACGTCAAATTATACAACTCTGCAAGCGCAGAATGCCATAGTTCAGTCGTCGTCCCGTCAAAGCAGTCTCAAAAAAGCCCGCGGCGGCGCAAGAATAGCGGCATGAGCGATTTATCCGCGCCCAAAGCGCATAACCGATCTTAATTGAATTTTCATTTTACATTTATTATTATTTCAATATACACAAATCAAAAGATATGCTCTATAATAATAATGATTTGCAAAATCATCACGCAGATAGAAGCGGGGGGATAAAAATGTGGGCAGTTGACGATGGAATAGCCGTACTGAGGGAAAGAGGCGCTAAAATAACCGCGCAGCGAATCGCCATCTTAAAGCAGCTTCAGGGAAGAAAAGATCATCCGTCCGCCGAAACTCTCTACAAAGAGCTTTCAGGAGATTATTCGACGATGTCTCTCGCCACTCTGTACAGCACCGCGCAGCTCCTTGAAGAAGCCGGCCTGATCAAGATTCTCAGCATCGACGACAAGAGGGTCTATTTCGATCCCGATACAAAGACGCACGGCCATTTTCTCTGCCAGAAGTGCGGAAAACTTTTTGATATCCCGGTCGACGAAGAAGCGATATTCAAAACGGCCACCGCGGCTAACAACGATATCGCTCAGATCGAACACACCGAGATCTTCTTCTACGGAATGTGCACCGACTGCCTGAAGATCTGATGGGAAAATGAGCGCTGTCATATCGTTCTGTGCCGGCGCCTTTCTGCTTTACTGGCCGTATCTCTGGTGCATGTACAGAAAGGAAGACCCCGGCGCCTACGGCCTCCGCTGGGAGTTCGATAGGCGCGATATAATGCAGACACTCGCCGTGTCTGCATTAATTTTGTCTTTCCTCACGATCGTCGCGGTGAATTGGCCGTGGGACGAACTCCCGCGCAGGCGCGGGCTGTGGGAAGCGTTGAACCTCGGAGCGTCTGGGCTCGCGGCCGCCGTCATCGAAGAAACTTTTTTCCGCGGATGGCTGCAGCCGACGTTTGAAAAAAAGCTCGGCCCTTACGCCGCGATCGTAGTCACCAATCTTATATTCGCGCCGCTGCACCTTATCGCGGCGCCGCGGCTCATATCGCTGTGCACCTTTTTCCCCGGAGTCGTCATGGGTCTGCTGAAGCATCGCTATAAAAACCTCACGCCGCCGGCGCTCTTTCATTTTATCGGGAACGTCTGGGCGATATGGTTCTTCCCGACATCTATCGGTTTTTGACTTTGCTTCTTGATAACGGCGCGCTTTGGTGATATATAAATTCAAGAGGTGGTCTCAATGAATTTCAGAAAAACATTTTTTGTCGCGGCGTTCTGCGCGGCAGTCGTTTTCTCTCAGGCGCGGGGCGAAGCGGAGGAGAAAAAATTGTTCGAGATAAAGATACCGCTGGAAAAGGGAGCGGCGGTCGTCGTCACGACGCCGGACGGCGCGGAACGCGAAGTCGGGCGCGTCAACGCGCTCCCGACGGCGACGCGCTGGCCGAGCTACACTGCGAGCGCCTGGGGCCTTCCCGGGACTGTATGCGCGTCGGCGGTCAACGCGATACATATGCTCGTCTCAGTGGAAGGCGGCAAGGGGCGCACGATGAGCGTGATACCGCAGGAGACGATAGCGCCGGCGGCGGGGGCGGGAGCCTCCGTCATAATCTCGCCTAAAGCGGGAGAGAGCCTATTCGGCGCGTGGGCGCCTCCAGTCGGCGCCCTGGTGCTCGTCGAAAAGCCTGATAAAACGGCCGCGCCCCTGGCCGCCGACAACCTTCCGAAGCCCGGCGACGCGCTTTTGATCACAGCCGACGAATTCGGCGGAACGCCCTACATGATCGACATCGAAAACAGGCCGGGCGGTCGCGTCGTCGCTTGGAGGCGCGGCGGCTGCGAGCTGCTCGCGCGCGTGATAAGGCCGCTCGGCGGCACGGGGCGCTTCGAGGGGACGCTATTTCAGCGAGCCGGCGCGATACGTGCGAACCACTGCGGCGTCATCGACGTCTCGACGTCCCCGCGCGGAGCGGTCGGAGGCTTTCAGATAATCCCGTGGGATCACGCCCTTAAGTCGAAGGAGATGCAGAACGTCTGGACGATGACGCAGTGGCTCGTCGTCGGCGCGGCGGACGGAAGGTCGATGATGGGAGGGAGCGCTCCGCTCTTCAAAAACGGACTCGTCTCCGGTCCGGCGTCCGGCGAAAGGCTCTGGGACGTCTGGTCGACCTACGGCAGAAAGTCGCTCGTCCTCGCGCGCTACGGCAACGGGAAATGGCGGCGCATGAAGGAAGCTGCGGGACGCGGCGACGACGCCCTCAAGGATATAACGGAGCTCAGGATATATTATCCCTTCACTGAGGAGATTCAAAAAATAAATTAGGCCGGGCGAATAGAAGACGAGGCGCCGCGTTCGCGCGGCGCCTTCGATTTATTCGTTGTCTATGTGTCGTTCGTCCGCGCGTGACGCGCGGCGCCGCCTATTAGAGGAGCGCTCCGCTTTCCTTAACGGCTTTTATTACTATTTTTCTCAGCTTGGGGTCTTCGAGCGCCTTTACGACCGTCGCCTTTATCCAACCCTCTTTGACGCCGCAGTCGAGGCGGCTGCCGTTGTAGAGGAGGGCGTAGAGCGGCTCTTCTTCGAGCAGCAGCGAGAGCGCGTCTGTGAGCTGATATTCTCCGCCGGCGCCACGCTTTATTCTTTTAAGGCAGCCGAATATCGACGGCGAGAGAAGGTAGCGCCCCATTATTGCGAGATTCGACGGCGCGTCCGCCGGGCGCGGCTTTTCGACGAGCCCCTTGACGCGGTAGACCCCCTCTTCGACCTCTTCGGCGGCGACTATGCCGTAGCGCGATACTTCGCTTTCCGCGACCTTTTCCACGCAGAGCACGGAGGAATCATATTTTTCCGCGACCGCTTCAAGCTGGCGCAGCACGGTAGGCTTCGCCGCCATCACGTCGTCGGGCAGGATCAGCCCGAAAAATTCGCCTTTGCAGAATTCTTCCGCGCAGAGCACCGCATGGCCGAGGCCGAGGGGCTTCTGCTGATAGGCGTAATGGAATTCCGCGAGCTTATGTATGCCGTCGACCTTTTCCGCGAGGTCCTCCTTGCCGCGCTCGCGCAGGGCAGCGACCAGCTCCTCCGACGGCTCGAAGTAGCGGCGTATGCTTTCCTTGCCCTGCCCGGTGACGAACATTATCTGCGTGCAGCCGGAGGCGACCGCCTCGTCGACCCCGTGGTGTATGAGCGGCCTGTCGATTAGCGTCATCATTTCCTTCGGCACATCCTTAGTCGCGGGGAGGAATCTCGTCCCCAGCCCGGCCACGGGGAATACCGCTTTCTTTACCGGCTTGTAGCGGACCTCAGACATGGCATTCTATTTCCTTTCTGATCGCGTCCTCCATGATGCCGGCGGCTTCGTTCATAAGCTTTTCGTCGCGCGATTCGACGAATATTCTGATAAGGGGCTCCGTCCCCGACGGACGCAGAAGCATGCGCCCCCTGCCGCCGAGGAGTTTCTCCGCTTCGGCGGCGGCCGACGCGACTTTTTCGCTCTTCATTATCTTTTCTTTGCCGTCGACGCGCATGTTGCGCAACAGCTGCGGATAGCGCTCGAAGCGGTCGCTGAGCGTCGAAATCTCTTCGCCGAGCTCCGCGACCCCCTTCAGGAAGAGGACTCCTGCGCAGAGCCCATCGCCGGTGTTCGCGTATTCGAGCGCTATAATGTGGCCGGACTGTTCGCCTCCGATTCGCGCCCCCTCTTTACGCATCGTGTCGAGCACGTATCTGTCGCCGACCGGGCAGCGGAAAACTTTTATACCCTCCTTCGCGAGGAGCTCTTCGAGCGCCATATTCGACATCACGGTCGCGGCGACGCCGGCGCCGAGCCTGTCGCGCTTAGCGAGCCAGCGCCCTATCACCCACAGCATTATGTCGCCGTCGAGCACACGCCCACTGCTGTCGCAGAGCAGCACGCGGTCCGTGTCGCCGTCGTACGCGATGCCGAGCTCCGCTTTGTTCTTTACTACCTCCGACGCGAGCGTATTGATGTGCGTCACGCCGACGTTTTCATTTATGTTCACGCCATTCGGCTTATTGGCGATGAAGGTGACCCTGCCGCGCCAGTCTGAGAAGAGCGGCTCGACGAACGCCGACGCGGCGCCGTTCGCCGCGTCTATAACTATCGGGCAGG
Proteins encoded:
- a CDS encoding 50S ribosomal protein L25, producing MAKNQTLKLDFAKREVTGTGACRKIRSKNLIPVVLYGPDYKNGLPGTVSAKFITPLANSARRETTLVELAISDGTTANALIRDVQRHPLTRAIRHIDLYQVLKGHKVKVEIPVRVVNAELSKGVKEGGLLAHKTRMLLVEVQPSDIPEEFTVDAQDLEIGSEIFVKDIRIPEGVTVLSDPDTLVLHIAAVRAFEEEPAPEEAEEETKEVEVVAKGKAAKEEE
- a CDS encoding ribose-phosphate diphosphokinase, encoding MFAGIREVKIFSGRDSKNFAESICDNLGVPLSNVKTKRFADGEIAVSIEESVRGTDVYVVQPTCKPANEHLMELLIMVDALKRASAYNVNLVIPYFGYARQDRKTKAREPITAKLVANLLEKAGASRVITADLHAGQIQGFFDIPLDHLMGGPLLASYFRKKLSKEIKDDLLTVVSPDIGGVARARTFSGHIGRADLAIVDKRRLHEVANVCEVMDIIGDIKGKTCILVDDIIDTAGTIVKAAAALKERGADKVYACATHGVLSDPAIDRLKGSDIEEVVLTDTIPIPSEKKIDKIKVMSIAPLFAEALRRIHSEHSVSTLFADSEKKETK
- the glmU gene encoding bifunctional UDP-N-acetylglucosamine diphosphorylase/glucosamine-1-phosphate N-acetyltransferase GlmU — encoded protein: MKQQKKSFGVLVLAAGKGTRMRSKTPKVLHTVLEEPILYYPLKAAQSAGFSESAVVVGFGGEAVSSWLESEFPKSEIIWQREQKGTAHAAKLAQRWWSSFDNVMILAGDAPLVTPETLSLFAARHKEEKKACSFLSFDLDDPTGYGRVIRGRGGVSVVEHKDATEEQRAIKEVNSGMYIFDSEALASVIDKISPRNAQGEYYLPDALSLIEEEGGSVDAIKSDAPDEFLGVNDQLQLAKAASVMRDRIVKSLMLNNGMHCMDPRSVWIGPKVKVGRDVTIHPSVQLWGDTVVEDGAFIGSFTVLKNSTVRANANLKGSVRLNDSTVGERASAGPFAFMREHAELLVNAHVGRFVEIKKSKVGKDSKVPHLSYIGDAEIGENTNIGAGTITCNYDGEKKNTTKIGRDCFVGSDTMFVAPVTVGDDVSTAAGSVITQDIPDGALGVARARQTNIEGWSRRRRHKMNK
- a CDS encoding Fur family transcriptional regulator, with the protein product MWAVDDGIAVLRERGAKITAQRIAILKQLQGRKDHPSAETLYKELSGDYSTMSLATLYSTAQLLEEAGLIKILSIDDKRVYFDPDTKTHGHFLCQKCGKLFDIPVDEEAIFKTATAANNDIAQIEHTEIFFYGMCTDCLKI
- the mrtS gene encoding Synerg-CTERM system glutamic-type intramembrane protease MrtS, yielding MSAVISFCAGAFLLYWPYLWCMYRKEDPGAYGLRWEFDRRDIMQTLAVSALILSFLTIVAVNWPWDELPRRRGLWEALNLGASGLAAAVIEETFFRGWLQPTFEKKLGPYAAIVVTNLIFAPLHLIAAPRLISLCTFFPGVVMGLLKHRYKNLTPPALFHFIGNVWAIWFFPTSIGF
- a CDS encoding UTP--glucose-1-phosphate uridylyltransferase, translating into MSEVRYKPVKKAVFPVAGLGTRFLPATKDVPKEMMTLIDRPLIHHGVDEAVASGCTQIMFVTGQGKESIRRYFEPSEELVAALRERGKEDLAEKVDGIHKLAEFHYAYQQKPLGLGHAVLCAEEFCKGEFFGLILPDDVMAAKPTVLRQLEAVAEKYDSSVLCVEKVAESEVSRYGIVAAEEVEEGVYRVKGLVEKPRPADAPSNLAIMGRYLLSPSIFGCLKRIKRGAGGEYQLTDALSLLLEEEPLYALLYNGSRLDCGVKEGWIKATVVKALEDPKLRKIVIKAVKESGALL
- the glmM gene encoding phosphoglucosamine mutase, coding for MQDKKRQFFGTDGVRDVANSGMMRPEAAMRLGAAYTVFLRKRGAGTPKIAVGRDTRRSGEMLQSALMAGITSAGGSASDLGVIPTPGVSSVAAHNDFDGGAVISASHNPPEYNGIKFLDKDGFKLTDDDEADIEEIFLDEKKRAFAAPVNIGGVSDGSRFREEYAKRLKKIIEEIKDYSCPIVIDAANGAASAFVEPLFSDWRGRVTFIANKPNGVNINENVGVTHINTLASEVVKNKAELGIAYDGDTDRVLLCDSSGRVLDGDIMLWVIGRWLAKRDRLGAGVAATVMSNMALEELLAKEGIKVFRCPVGDRYVLDTMRKEGARIGGEQSGHIIALEYANTGDGLCAGVLFLKGVAELGEEISTLSDRFERYPQLLRNMRVDGKEKIMKSEKVASAAAEAEKLLGGRGRMLLRPSGTEPLIRIFVESRDEKLMNEAAGIMEDAIRKEIECHV